Proteins found in one Nostoc sp. NIES-3756 genomic segment:
- a CDS encoding SGNH/GDSL hydrolase family protein — protein sequence MKIMNNDNCQLHNLKKFPSKFISLSLALLLQACLPINYANETSKVKVMSLGDSLCANNIKALRNAVERTKFGSKIDWVGTKKDGAYKDSDNECRGGWSAAQVLQKPGANVRLPAWENRPGSVRNWVESTKPDIVLIMIGTNDFFGSKDRGNDTSNSLKESLQGIINNIYTIRPNATIVVASIPPFKWNIDKGIDTNKTKTTTNAFLKQFVTRLSAQNKRIYFLDMHAAILARSRQSNIFQNDGLHFNDEGNKFIAEQWTNALTKVMQEKK from the coding sequence ATGAAAATTATGAATAATGATAACTGTCAACTCCATAATTTAAAAAAATTTCCCAGCAAATTTATTAGTTTAAGTTTAGCTTTATTACTACAAGCTTGCTTACCAATTAACTATGCTAATGAAACTAGCAAAGTTAAAGTCATGTCTTTAGGAGACTCTTTATGTGCGAATAATATTAAGGCACTGCGTAATGCAGTAGAACGTACTAAATTCGGCTCTAAAATAGATTGGGTAGGAACTAAAAAAGACGGAGCATATAAAGACTCAGACAATGAATGTCGTGGCGGTTGGTCAGCAGCACAAGTCTTGCAAAAACCAGGTGCAAATGTTCGTTTACCAGCTTGGGAAAATCGACCAGGAAGTGTTCGTAATTGGGTTGAATCCACTAAGCCAGATATAGTTTTAATTATGATTGGGACTAATGATTTCTTTGGTAGTAAAGATAGAGGCAATGATACCTCAAACTCTTTGAAAGAATCACTCCAAGGAATCATTAATAATATTTATACTATACGTCCCAACGCTACTATTGTAGTTGCGTCTATTCCCCCTTTTAAATGGAATATTGATAAAGGAATAGATACAAATAAAACTAAAACTACAACTAACGCATTTCTCAAGCAATTTGTGACACGACTATCTGCACAAAACAAGCGAATATATTTCTTAGATATGCACGCGGCTATACTTGCTCGTTCGCGTCAGAGTAATATTTTTCAAAATGATGGTCTCCATTTTAATGATGAAGGTAATAAATTCATCGCTGAACAATGGACTAATGCTCTGACGAAAGTAATGCAAGAAAAAAAGTAG
- a CDS encoding HAD hydrolase family protein, which translates to MYINPNVKPGYPPNLPILSSVAVTTLGKIRFIATDMDGTLTKQGKFSVAVLQALENLMTAGIQVLIVTGRSAGWVNGLSSLMPVVGAIAENGGLFYPYGSEQPVLLTSIADVTQHRQDLAVVFQQLKLKFPQIEESGDNRFRITDWTFDVANLTLDELQIMGNICQEMGWGFTYSNVQCHIKPQGQEKAIALGKVLQEYFPNYSPDEVVTVGDSPNDESLFDRRYFPISVGVANVIKYVNQLQYLPNYVTNAAEGEGFCELCSFILRVRSQDI; encoded by the coding sequence ATGTACATAAATCCAAATGTTAAGCCTGGGTATCCTCCGAATTTGCCCATACTTTCCTCAGTTGCTGTCACTACCTTGGGCAAAATTCGCTTCATTGCCACAGATATGGATGGTACTCTGACTAAGCAAGGAAAATTTTCGGTTGCTGTATTGCAAGCTTTAGAAAATTTAATGACGGCTGGGATTCAAGTATTAATTGTCACTGGACGTTCTGCGGGTTGGGTAAATGGACTTAGTAGCTTGATGCCAGTTGTCGGAGCCATAGCGGAAAATGGGGGTTTGTTCTATCCTTATGGGAGTGAGCAACCAGTACTATTAACATCCATTGCTGATGTAACGCAGCATAGGCAAGACTTAGCTGTAGTTTTTCAACAGTTAAAACTGAAATTTCCACAAATTGAAGAATCTGGCGATAACCGCTTTCGCATCACAGACTGGACATTTGATGTGGCTAACTTGACTCTAGATGAACTACAGATTATGGGTAATATTTGTCAGGAAATGGGGTGGGGATTTACTTACAGTAATGTACAATGTCATATCAAACCACAAGGGCAGGAAAAAGCGATCGCCTTAGGAAAAGTCTTGCAAGAATATTTCCCTAATTATTCTCCAGATGAGGTTGTCACTGTTGGAGATAGCCCTAATGATGAGAGTTTATTTGATAGGCGTTATTTTCCGATTTCTGTAGGTGTAGCCAATGTAATAAAATATGTAAATCAGTTGCAATATCTGCCTAATTATGTAACAAATGCGGCTGAGGGTGAAGGATTTTGTGAGTTGTGTAGTTTTATTTTGAGAGTTAGAAGTCAAGATATATAA
- a CDS encoding DevA family ABC transporter ATP-binding protein, producing MRQEAVIAIKNLNHYYGKGALKRQILFDINLEIYPGEIVIMTGPSGSGKTTLLSLIGGLRSVQEGSLQFLGVELAGASQNKLVQIRRSIGYIFQAHNLLGFLTARQNVQMAVELNEHISQGDAIAKSEAMLTAVGLENRVDYYPDNLSGGQKQRVAIARALVNNPPLVLADEPTAALDKQSGRDVVEIMQRLAKDQGTSILLVTHDNRILDIADRIVDMEDGILARDSQTAIVSYDTGAWSET from the coding sequence ATGAGACAAGAAGCTGTAATTGCCATTAAAAATCTCAATCATTACTATGGCAAAGGCGCACTCAAAAGGCAAATTTTATTTGATATTAACCTAGAAATTTACCCCGGAGAAATTGTGATTATGACCGGGCCATCGGGTTCAGGTAAGACTACATTACTGAGCTTAATTGGTGGCTTGCGCTCAGTTCAAGAGGGAAGTTTGCAATTTTTAGGTGTAGAGTTAGCAGGCGCTAGCCAGAATAAATTGGTACAAATTCGCCGTAGTATTGGTTATATTTTCCAGGCTCACAACCTGCTGGGTTTTCTGACTGCAAGACAAAATGTGCAGATGGCGGTGGAGTTAAACGAGCATATTTCCCAAGGAGATGCGATCGCCAAATCAGAAGCCATGTTGACAGCAGTAGGTTTAGAAAACCGCGTTGATTATTACCCAGACAATCTTTCCGGTGGGCAAAAACAAAGAGTTGCGATCGCTCGCGCCCTAGTCAATAATCCGCCCTTGGTACTAGCAGACGAACCAACAGCCGCCCTAGATAAACAATCAGGACGCGATGTCGTAGAAATTATGCAGCGTCTCGCTAAAGACCAAGGCACATCTATATTGTTAGTTACCCACGACAACCGTATTCTAGACATAGCTGATCGCATTGTCGATATGGAAGATGGTATATTGGCTCGTGATTCTCAAACTGCGATCGTCAGTTATGACACGGGTGCGTGGAGTGAAACTTAA
- the devC gene encoding ABC transporter permease DevC, whose protein sequence is MNRKRIPLSWLQLTREKTRLAVALAGIAFADILMFMQLGFRDALYYSNVRLHTSLQGDIVLINKQSNAVLAMKGFSQRRLYKALELPSVQSVHPIYLDYSVWKNPYTGKTRSILVFGINPETNIFNLSGVQENLDKLKLPDTVLFDRSSRQEYGPIAENFDKGQSISAEVRRRRINVVGLFTLGASFGADGNLITSDVNFLRLFPIRSQGLIDIGLIRLKPGANTETVVQELRSYLPQDINVLTKQEFIDFERNYWASSTAIGFIFSLGTVMGFIVGTVIVYQILYTEVADHLSEYATLKAIGYTQKYLLTVILQEAFLLACLGYIPGWLFAMFLYQIARDATLLPVFMSYDRAITVLVLTIIMCFVSGAIAVRKLRSADPADIF, encoded by the coding sequence ATGAACCGTAAAAGAATACCTCTATCTTGGCTACAATTAACTCGCGAAAAAACGCGCCTAGCCGTCGCCCTCGCTGGAATTGCCTTTGCTGACATCCTCATGTTTATGCAGCTAGGTTTCCGCGATGCTCTTTACTATAGTAATGTTCGTTTACACACAAGTTTGCAAGGCGATATTGTTTTAATTAATAAACAATCAAATGCCGTCCTTGCCATGAAGGGCTTTTCACAACGACGCTTGTATAAAGCTTTGGAATTGCCATCCGTTCAATCTGTCCATCCTATATATTTGGATTATTCTGTTTGGAAAAATCCTTACACTGGGAAGACTCGTAGTATTTTAGTTTTTGGTATTAATCCAGAAACTAATATATTTAATTTGTCAGGAGTTCAAGAAAATTTAGATAAGCTCAAACTTCCTGACACTGTTTTATTTGACCGTTCCTCCAGACAAGAATATGGCCCCATTGCTGAGAATTTTGATAAAGGACAGAGTATTTCCGCAGAAGTAAGACGCAGGCGAATTAATGTTGTTGGGCTGTTTACCTTGGGTGCGTCATTTGGTGCAGACGGTAATTTAATTACTAGCGATGTGAATTTTTTACGCCTATTTCCTATCCGCAGTCAAGGGTTAATTGATATTGGCTTGATTAGATTAAAGCCAGGAGCAAATACCGAGACTGTTGTTCAAGAACTGCGGAGTTATTTACCTCAAGATATAAATGTCTTAACTAAACAGGAATTTATTGATTTTGAGCGTAATTATTGGGCGAGTAGTACAGCTATCGGCTTTATTTTTAGCTTGGGAACAGTTATGGGATTTATTGTTGGAACTGTAATTGTTTATCAGATTCTCTATACAGAAGTTGCCGATCATTTATCTGAATATGCTACTTTAAAAGCCATCGGATATACACAGAAATATCTATTAACTGTAATTTTACAAGAAGCATTTCTATTAGCTTGTTTAGGTTATATTCCTGGATGGCTATTTGCAATGTTCCTCTATCAAATTGCTAGAGACGCTACATTATTACCAGTTTTTATGAGTTATGATCGCGCTATTACGGTTCTAGTTCTCACTATAATTATGTGTTTTGTTTCTGGTGCGATCGCTGTACGTAAATTACGTTCTGCTGACCCTGCCGATATTTTCTAA
- a CDS encoding HlyD family efflux transporter periplasmic adaptor subunit: MSRVTEERRSREQQLDLEQPKIWWGLAVALPVAVAAGLLATAKFEQIKRLGPSVPIKPVVTNVSAVGRLEPQGEVIKLSAPVGGLQSASRVKQLFVKEGERVRKGQVIAILDNHDTQLAAVEEAKAKVLESRANLAQVRVGSPRDIQAQSAVIARLQAQLIGERESQQATVARIAAQLSAEKVAQQALVSRLEAELTGQQSSLRASLDRIRAEQRNAQVDAGRYEFLYREGAISQQERDRRRLTAVTANQQVIESQAALRQALATLRQQIAEARANQVKTLTTLQQQLIEATATRDKTIATLQRQIEEEKARLKRLVEVSPTDVQIAQAQVSNAIASLRKAEADLKLSYIQAPSAGEILKIYTKAGEAITADGIAEMGQTDQMMIIAEVPEDSIGRVRIGQTVTASSDNGAFSGEIRGTVTEIGRKIGKKDVLNTDPAADVDARVVEVKISLTPEDSQKVSGLTYAKVLLEINN, from the coding sequence ATGTCAAGGGTGACAGAAGAACGTAGGTCAAGAGAGCAGCAACTTGATCTAGAACAACCTAAGATTTGGTGGGGTCTTGCTGTAGCCCTACCAGTAGCCGTGGCTGCGGGGTTACTAGCTACAGCTAAATTTGAGCAAATCAAAAGGCTAGGCCCATCCGTACCTATAAAGCCAGTAGTTACTAACGTTAGTGCTGTGGGACGTTTAGAACCGCAAGGGGAAGTAATTAAACTTTCGGCTCCGGTAGGAGGATTACAATCAGCATCACGAGTCAAACAACTCTTTGTGAAAGAGGGAGAACGTGTGAGGAAGGGTCAAGTGATAGCAATTTTAGATAATCACGATACCCAGTTAGCGGCTGTGGAAGAAGCAAAAGCCAAAGTACTCGAATCCCGCGCTAATTTAGCTCAGGTGAGAGTCGGTTCACCCAGAGATATTCAAGCTCAATCAGCAGTGATTGCTCGTTTACAGGCGCAGTTAATTGGTGAGCGGGAATCTCAACAAGCAACTGTTGCTCGGATAGCAGCGCAGTTAAGCGCAGAGAAAGTGGCTCAACAAGCTTTAGTTAGTCGTTTGGAAGCAGAATTGACCGGACAGCAATCTAGTTTAAGAGCTTCCTTAGACCGCATCAGAGCGGAACAACGTAACGCACAAGTCGATGCTGGACGCTATGAGTTTTTGTATCGGGAAGGGGCTATTTCTCAGCAAGAGCGAGATAGAAGGCGACTGACGGCGGTTACTGCTAATCAGCAGGTAATTGAAAGCCAAGCGGCCTTAAGACAAGCGCTAGCAACTCTCAGACAGCAAATTGCTGAGGCCAGAGCTAATCAGGTGAAAACTTTAACAACTTTGCAACAGCAGCTAATTGAAGCTACAGCTACCCGCGACAAAACTATAGCTACCTTACAAAGACAAATTGAGGAAGAAAAAGCCAGACTCAAAAGATTGGTGGAAGTTAGCCCGACAGATGTGCAGATAGCGCAGGCTCAAGTGAGTAATGCGATCGCCAGCCTCAGAAAAGCCGAAGCTGATTTAAAATTAAGCTACATTCAAGCACCGTCGGCTGGAGAAATCCTCAAAATCTACACCAAAGCTGGTGAAGCCATCACCGCCGATGGTATTGCGGAAATGGGACAAACCGACCAAATGATGATTATTGCCGAAGTTCCTGAAGATAGTATTGGTCGAGTCCGCATAGGTCAAACTGTCACAGCCAGCAGCGATAACGGAGCCTTTAGCGGTGAAATCAGAGGAACTGTCACCGAAATTGGTAGAAAAATCGGTAAGAAAGATGTCTTAAATACAGACCCAGCAGCTGACGTTGATGCCAGAGTTGTGGAAGTGAAAATCAGTTTAACACCAGAAGATAGTCAAAAAGTCTCTGGTTTAACTTACGCCAAGGTATTACTTGAAATTAATAACTAA
- a CDS encoding GFA family protein yields MSFLYTGGCQCGQIRYEIRAEPLTLYVCHCKECQKQSSSAFGMSLTVAREAFIITQGQPKAWTRKADSGREVKNWFCGDCGTRLFHERTYSPDTINVKPGTLDDTTWLHPVGNLWTRNAQPCLNISEQMLNYDGQPDDVRLLWQKWTQQRS; encoded by the coding sequence ATGAGTTTTCTATACACTGGCGGTTGTCAATGCGGACAAATTCGCTACGAAATCCGTGCTGAACCGCTAACTCTTTATGTATGCCATTGCAAAGAATGCCAAAAACAATCCTCCAGTGCTTTTGGTATGTCTTTAACTGTAGCCAGAGAAGCTTTCATAATTACTCAAGGGCAACCAAAAGCCTGGACTCGTAAAGCCGATAGTGGACGTGAAGTTAAAAACTGGTTCTGCGGCGACTGTGGGACGCGATTATTTCATGAGCGGACTTACAGTCCAGATACTATTAACGTTAAGCCAGGAACGCTAGATGATACAACTTGGTTACATCCAGTTGGTAATCTTTGGACACGTAATGCTCAACCGTGTCTAAATATTTCTGAGCAAATGCTTAACTATGATGGGCAACCAGATGATGTACGTCTGTTATGGCAAAAATGGACACAACAGCGTTCATAA
- the mtnA gene encoding S-methyl-5-thioribose-1-phosphate isomerase, protein MIYPVVWQNNSVLLIDQTRLPNEYEVVEIHSSEDMARAIKTMIVRGAPAIGVAAAYGMYLGAREIEISDTPEESLRDRQEFLQQLDKVAQLLRATRPTAVNLFWAISRMLKTAHESLGTVAQIKENLLQTAQAIQAEDLQTCQAIGDNGLAVLPKTPNKLTLLTHCNAGALATAGYGTALGVVRSAWREGRLERLFADETRPRLQGAKLTTWECVQEGIPVNLITDNMAAHCMQQGLIDAVVVGADRIAANGDTANKIGTYSLAIVAKAHNVPFFVAAPLSTIDFELSDGSQIPIEERDPVEIYQVGDTILTPQGVEFYNPAFDVTPANLITAIITETGAFAPGNLANAQIQPVAR, encoded by the coding sequence ATGATTTATCCAGTTGTCTGGCAAAATAACTCAGTCCTCCTAATTGACCAAACCCGTTTACCAAATGAGTATGAGGTTGTAGAAATTCACTCTAGCGAAGATATGGCGCGGGCGATTAAAACCATGATTGTTCGGGGTGCGCCGGCTATTGGTGTGGCTGCGGCTTATGGGATGTATTTAGGCGCGAGGGAAATTGAGATAAGCGATACTCCAGAGGAGTCGCTACGCGATCGCCAAGAATTTTTGCAACAATTAGACAAAGTGGCTCAGTTATTACGAGCCACTCGTCCTACAGCCGTCAATTTATTTTGGGCTATTAGTCGGATGTTGAAAACTGCCCATGAAAGTTTAGGAACGGTTGCGCAAATCAAAGAAAATCTTTTACAAACCGCCCAAGCTATCCAGGCGGAAGATTTGCAAACCTGTCAGGCGATCGGAGATAATGGCTTGGCTGTCTTACCCAAAACACCAAATAAACTCACACTACTAACTCATTGTAATGCAGGCGCTTTAGCTACAGCAGGTTACGGTACAGCCTTGGGGGTTGTGCGTTCAGCTTGGCGCGAGGGACGTTTAGAACGCTTGTTTGCCGATGAAACCCGTCCTCGGTTGCAAGGGGCAAAACTAACCACCTGGGAATGTGTGCAGGAAGGTATTCCTGTTAACTTAATTACTGATAACATGGCAGCTCATTGTATGCAGCAGGGCTTAATTGATGCTGTGGTTGTCGGTGCTGATAGGATTGCTGCTAATGGTGATACTGCTAACAAAATTGGTACTTACAGTTTAGCAATAGTTGCCAAAGCCCATAACGTTCCTTTCTTTGTGGCTGCGCCTCTTTCTACTATCGATTTTGAGTTATCTGATGGTAGTCAAATTCCCATTGAGGAACGTGATCCTGTGGAGATTTATCAAGTCGGGGATACTATTTTGACACCACAAGGTGTGGAATTTTATAACCCAGCTTTTGATGTGACTCCAGCCAATTTAATCACAGCAATTATTACAGAAACTGGTGCATTTGCTCCTGGTAATTTAGCCAATGCACAAATACAACCAGTAGCCCGATAA
- a CDS encoding MBL fold metallo-hydrolase has product MTNIDLSGSPSYLQDESTSNLSSLTSKFIVHFWGVRGLIPTPGDNTSRYGGNTACVEVQVAGKRLIFDGGTGLRLLGKAWQHLQQPLEAHLFFTNSQSNRIQGFPFFAPAFIGENRFHIYGGAASNGASIKQCLCDQMLQPHFPYPLQVMQSGLQFYHVTPNSEIKLDDVTITTALINQTQRSIGYRVTWQNYSVAYVTDINMSAEQDEKEQILQIIQDVDLLIANATYTPPTSHDHESVDLLWQAAVEMSQKAGVKKLIISHHHPDDHDDFLDQVAKEVQVNFSNALLACEGLTLPVV; this is encoded by the coding sequence ATGACAAATATTGATCTGTCAGGTTCCCCAAGCTATCTCCAGGATGAGTCTACTAGTAACCTAAGTAGCCTCACAAGTAAATTTATCGTCCATTTCTGGGGAGTTAGGGGATTAATTCCCACCCCAGGCGATAATACTAGCCGTTATGGCGGTAATACTGCTTGTGTCGAAGTGCAAGTGGCTGGTAAACGGCTAATTTTCGATGGAGGTACAGGTTTACGCCTATTGGGTAAAGCTTGGCAGCATTTGCAACAACCGCTAGAAGCACATTTATTTTTTACTAATTCTCAATCGAATCGTATCCAAGGATTTCCCTTTTTCGCTCCGGCGTTTATTGGTGAGAATCGCTTTCATATTTACGGCGGTGCTGCCTCTAACGGGGCTTCAATTAAACAATGCCTGTGCGATCAGATGCTGCAACCACACTTTCCTTATCCCCTACAAGTGATGCAGTCTGGTCTTCAATTTTATCATGTAACGCCTAACAGTGAAATCAAACTAGATGATGTCACTATTACCACAGCATTGATTAATCAAACGCAGCGTTCCATCGGCTATCGCGTTACATGGCAAAACTACAGTGTTGCCTACGTAACAGATATAAACATGAGTGCTGAACAAGACGAAAAAGAGCAAATCTTGCAAATTATTCAAGATGTTGACTTGCTAATTGCTAATGCCACTTATACACCCCCAACATCTCATGATCACGAGTCAGTTGATTTACTTTGGCAAGCGGCTGTAGAAATGTCTCAGAAAGCAGGGGTAAAAAAGTTGATTATCTCCCACCATCACCCAGATGATCATGATGATTTTCTCGACCAAGTAGCAAAAGAAGTTCAGGTTAATTTTTCTAACGCCTTACTAGCTTGTGAAGGTTTGACGCTACCTGTTGTCTAA
- the panD gene encoding aspartate 1-decarboxylase, protein MQRTLLLAKIHNCTLTGANINYVGSISIDEVLLDKAGILPYEQVQVVNNANGQRFITYAIPAPAHSGIIELNGAAARLGIIGDRVIIMTYGQFTSEELKNYTPTVVIVDEKNRPLEVRRYDDLLSRL, encoded by the coding sequence ATGCAACGTACCCTCCTTTTGGCAAAAATTCATAATTGTACTCTCACAGGTGCAAACATCAATTATGTGGGTAGTATCAGCATTGATGAGGTCTTGTTAGACAAGGCTGGTATTTTGCCCTATGAGCAAGTGCAAGTAGTGAATAATGCCAATGGACAGCGTTTTATTACTTATGCGATCCCGGCTCCAGCGCATTCTGGAATTATTGAGCTAAATGGGGCTGCCGCCCGTCTAGGCATTATAGGCGATCGCGTGATTATAATGACTTACGGGCAGTTTACATCGGAGGAGTTAAAAAATTACACTCCAACGGTGGTTATTGTAGATGAAAAAAACCGACCCTTAGAGGTGCGGCGCTACGATGACCTGCTCAGTAGGCTCTAA
- a CDS encoding inorganic diphosphatase: protein MDLSRIPAQPKPGVINILIEIAGGSQNKYEFDKDLEAFALDRVLYSSVKYPYDYGFVPNTLADDGDPLDGMVIIDEPTFPGCVIAARPIGFLEMVDGGDRDEKILAVPAKDPRYAHVKSLSDIAPHRLDEIAEFFRSYKNLEKKVTEILGWQDVDKVKALVDKSIQAYR, encoded by the coding sequence GTGGACTTATCCCGTATTCCAGCACAACCTAAACCCGGTGTTATCAACATTCTCATTGAAATTGCCGGTGGTAGTCAAAATAAATACGAATTTGATAAAGACCTAGAAGCCTTTGCCCTAGACCGAGTGCTGTATTCTTCCGTCAAGTATCCTTACGATTACGGCTTTGTCCCCAATACTCTAGCTGATGATGGCGATCCCTTGGATGGTATGGTGATTATTGATGAGCCTACCTTCCCTGGTTGCGTCATTGCTGCTAGACCAATTGGCTTTTTGGAAATGGTTGACGGTGGCGATCGCGATGAGAAAATTCTCGCAGTACCCGCTAAAGACCCCCGCTACGCTCACGTAAAATCATTGAGTGACATAGCCCCACACCGCCTAGATGAAATAGCTGAGTTTTTCCGTAGTTACAAAAATTTAGAAAAAAAAGTAACTGAAATTCTCGGTTGGCAAGATGTTGATAAAGTAAAAGCTTTAGTAGATAAGTCAATTCAAGCTTACAGATAG
- the folB gene encoding dihydroneopterin aldolase — protein sequence MDCIHLTGIRCYGYTGYLPEEQVLGQWFEVDVKLWLDLSTAAKSDAIADTLDYRSVISLIKDLVKTSKFALIERLAGAIADSIMEQCDQVTQLQVIVIKPAAPIPDFGGKISIELTRKRA from the coding sequence ATGGACTGCATTCACTTAACAGGGATTCGCTGCTATGGCTACACTGGTTATTTACCAGAGGAGCAGGTATTAGGACAGTGGTTTGAGGTAGATGTCAAATTATGGTTAGATTTATCCACGGCTGCTAAGAGCGATGCGATCGCCGATACGCTCGATTATCGCAGCGTCATTAGCTTAATTAAAGACTTGGTGAAAACTTCTAAGTTCGCCCTGATCGAAAGATTAGCAGGTGCGATCGCTGATTCTATTATGGAGCAGTGCGATCAAGTAACCCAACTGCAAGTAATAGTCATCAAACCCGCCGCACCCATTCCTGACTTTGGTGGCAAAATCAGCATTGAACTGACTAGAAAGAGGGCGTAG
- a CDS encoding class I SAM-dependent methyltransferase, giving the protein MLLKPDQRLKLDDTDDNLFYAYPRFVTHVDEGFIQQLTDLYREKLQSNTGILDLMSSWVSHLPEEINFAHVEGHGLNGEELKRNPRLNHYFVQNLNENPGLPLPDQEFDAVLNCVSVQYLQYPEAVFSEIHRILKPGGVAIISFSNRMFYQKAIQAWRDASEPGRLELVKRYFASVPGFSTPEIIARKSTIPNILQWLGAPGGDPFYAAIAYRK; this is encoded by the coding sequence ATGTTATTAAAACCCGATCAACGCTTAAAATTAGACGATACAGACGACAATCTATTTTATGCTTATCCCCGCTTCGTTACTCATGTTGATGAAGGTTTTATTCAACAGTTGACTGATTTATACAGAGAAAAACTGCAATCTAATACAGGCATATTAGACTTGATGAGTAGTTGGGTTTCGCATCTACCAGAAGAGATAAACTTTGCCCATGTGGAAGGACACGGACTCAACGGCGAGGAACTAAAACGCAATCCTCGTCTCAATCATTATTTTGTGCAGAACCTCAACGAAAACCCAGGTTTACCTCTACCTGATCAAGAATTTGATGCAGTTCTAAATTGTGTTTCTGTACAGTATTTACAATATCCAGAAGCAGTATTTTCCGAGATTCATCGCATCCTTAAACCCGGTGGTGTGGCAATTATCAGCTTTTCTAACCGTATGTTCTATCAAAAAGCGATTCAAGCTTGGCGCGACGCTTCCGAACCGGGACGTTTAGAATTGGTTAAACGCTACTTTGCCTCAGTACCGGGATTTAGCACCCCAGAAATTATCGCCCGAAAATCAACAATACCAAATATCTTGCAATGGTTAGGTGCGCCTGGTGGTGATCCGTTTTATGCTGCGATCGCTTATCGGAAATAG